Below is a window of Ananas comosus cultivar F153 linkage group 9, ASM154086v1, whole genome shotgun sequence DNA.
GatgtactctttttttttctcttcgtttTTGGGGGAGAATTCGCAAGGCTAAcatgtattctttttttcttcaatgCAGTGGAAAAGAGTGCTGAGCACAAGGTCTTATTGGAGATTATTACAATTAAAGGGATTATTATATGCATACTGTAATAAAATTGGCATCTATGTTACACATTGTTTACTGTAATAAAGGGATTatatacttgttgtacacaagTATATGCGACTAATTGTTATGTAATAATTTGTTGGACCATatcaatatctatatatatacttatacatTATTTCTTCTAAAGTTGCCACATGATAATTATTTCTTCATTGTTGATTGTGGACTCTGTCCCGAACCAGCTCAAGtccttcatctttctcttccttcgGTTATTATCTTCGTTCATCAGTAAGAtgaattttatttcttattattgttttttcatcgttgttttcttcttctttttttttcgatgtttttctttttttttaattatttatctgCCGCATCGGCTGGTTACTACACTAGTGTTGTATAATATGTTAAGCTTTAGGTAAAAACCTAATGAAGATATCTAAACTATGTATTATTTTGATCAACTATTCAAACCTTTAGCTTTTTATTTGCTgtcgaattttttttatttgtatttgattttagaatttaagttaattatttatttttaaaaattttgtatatttaaagTCATAAAGTTTTTATCTAAGGCGCACACCACTAGGACACGTGTCAACGTAACAGGCACAGAAAcgccgctccgcctccgccgcacgATAGGCACTACACAATTCCTATCAAGTGCGTATACATGCGTATTGATCTCGTTCCACGCGTCCGCATAAACATAAAGCATGGCCGCATACTCGGACTCCGAGCGCCTCGCCGAGCTCCGCGCCTTCGACGCGACCAAAGCCGGCGTCAAGGGGCTCGCCGACGCCGGCTTCACCTCCGTCCCCCGCTTCTTCGTCCACCCCGACCCCGACCTCGAGCGAACCCCCCGCGCGAATCTCCAAGTCCCCGTCGTCGACCTCGGCGGCGTCGCCGCCGACCCCGCACGGcgcgcagcggcggcggcggcggcggggggcgcGGCGGAGGCGCTGGGGCTGTTCCACGTGGTGAACCACGGGGTGCCCCAGCAGGTGCTCGACGAAATGCTCGAGAGAGTGAGGGGGTTCCACGAGGAGGGGGTGGAGGTGAAGGGGGAGTACTACACCCGGGACCTGAGCAGGAAGGTGGTGTACAATTGCAACTTCGACTTGTTCCAGACGCAGGCGGCGAATTGGCGGGACACGCTCTCCTTCTCGATGGCGCCGGAGCCGCCGCGGCCCGAGGAGTTGCCCCTCGCCTGCAGGTAATTAACGCAGTTCGTGCCTCGCCCGAAAGATCGAACTAAAAGAAAACAAGTCAGAAATAGTGACGTACTTTAAAGCTTTTtgaaaacatataaattattattttacatataataTCAAAGCAGGAGAGTAGGTTATTTAGTTAAACCATCTCACGAAAAAGTTGCGAGCTTAGACATGAGCTGGAGTGTTCTCTAgcaagataaaattttaaacacaAATGCTAttgaaatctaattaattaaaaaatagttctGAAATAGACTTAATAGTTTGAAAGTGGGTAATTTGCAAAGTTTCATTTTTGGCTCTTGAAAAGTTGGACACATGACAAGTTGAACCTTTGAAAGtgtttttaatttaatcttttatctttatttactattaaagattttttttttttttgagagagagagagagaaagatagcaagctacatgattaatttgttttttagaaacataaaataattaggtTTCAAATTTAGAACTTTAGGTACTAATTACCGAGCCCTTTAGCCAACTTTATTAGATACTATTAATTGTGTACATCTGATGCATTCGTGCACCAATAAAGCCATGATCCTATTACTCATTGAGTTGTAATCTTTTCTTGGATGGTTGAATTGCATGTATAAGATGGAAATTGATGGTGGGGTAAAAGAATAATTGGTGTATGGATGCACCAGAACTCAAGAAGCAGCTAGTATATTTTCCTATGAGCATTTCCATAGTTAGGAATAAGGAATATTGTCCTGTCCAACTTAAAAGTTCAAGGTTAGGACCACAGTAAAATGTAGAAAAAGAATTCAGAGACtattaagtaaaatttaaatgaaagttCAGAGACTATGGGTGCGATTTAATCTTGTAAGAAGTAAGACTTGGCTGGAAAAtgttcttcttcctttttcttcttttttttttttttttttttttttgagaatagtaGTAGTAAGTTATCtgtttcattaaatttttttagaaataaattaaactagaaatgtgaagccACTGGGGTTCAAACTTAGGACTTACGGTACCAACCATTAGGTCATTAGCTAACTATGTTAGATAAGGTCGGTttggcaaaaaaatatatatttaaatgcaGGAGATTCTTTTACGCCACAAATAGATCCTAGCCTCTAGTTTCAGCTCATTCAGTGGCTCTGAACCCAGCCATATATGTAGTGTGACCATATCCTAAGGAGGTGATTGAAAATTGACCGTCGCTAACGCAAATTGTAAAATACTTGATGGTTGATAATTTGGTATTTGAGGATCTAAGTTCGAAaagtagttattttaaaagttCAATTAACCGACCGTCTCCAGAGCAAGTGTCgaagggcttggtagttggtacccgagatccaagttcgaatcctagttgatttacatttccagttaagtttatttttaaatgaaataaatgaagcgggtagcgtgctacctgtctttcaaaaaaaaaaaaagttcacctaagtttatttctccaaaataaacaaagtgatATCATGCTACCATTCTTTctccctttttcctttttagaaAAGAACGTGACCCAACAATATACAAAATGCACAACAATCACCTACTTCTCACCTGTTGTACAAAAGTATTTGCTTAAAAAGGGTAAAGATGTTTGAAGGCTCCCTCACTTATGGGAGATTCTGAGGTGGGCTCTCAactttaatatatagtattGACACCTCTTCTACTTTTGATCTTTTGCCACTTAAGTGAGTTCATCAATTAGATtaggaattttatcaaattcataagtGATTTCATGAAATTTAATGGTTTTGATCACTGCTTTAGCAAAGCTAATAGCTAACTGAGAATTTTTAACTCAAAGtcaaagaaattatttttaccaaaatattttgattaCATGATCAGTTTTGTCGCATGTAATTATGTTAACATGTTGAGATCTATGCAGGGACATAGCCTTCAAATACGCAAGCTACGTGCAGAAGCTGGGAACCGTCCTCTTAGAGCTGCTCTCTGAGTCACTTGGACTGAACCCTGATCACCTCATAAAAATGGAGTGTGCTGATGGACTCCGTTTTTTCATGCACTATTACCCTGCCTGTCCTGAACCTCACCTCACACTCGGCACGAGTAAACATTCCGATTCCGGTTTCATTACCATTCTTCTGCAAGATAGTCTCGGCGGTTTACAAGTCCTCCGTCAGAATCAGTGGCTCGACGTCCCTCCGGTGCCAGGATCGTTCATCGTTAACATTGGTGACCTTTTACAGGTGAATAAATGTGCACGCGCgtctatatatttttacggGCCTCAATCTTTTATTTAGAGAATTTGTTGGTTTACTTGGCGCACAATAACGATTCGTTGAGAGTGAAAGATAAAGGTGCATTAGTATATTTACATTCAGTACTCCCCCTCGTATTTTAGCCGCAGAACTTTCCATGCCGAGAAGCTTGAGGGTGGCTAGAAGTTTTAGCTCTTTTGCATCTGAATTTTGAATATAATGGataaagtttttttctttttcccctcaaATTCAGAACCTGTTATTTTGATCGACCATAGACCTAAAGCTACTCCATAATAAATAAGTAATTCTGTACATGTTTATATTCAAATTCCAGTCGTAGGATTACAGTTGTTCAAATCTTGCCCTTACCAAAATTGAGTTGATGTGATGTAGCTACAATTATTAGATCATTTATTAGTAGATGAAACGTATCTTTGATTTATCctttattatttgaatttcttttcatattgcaatcagtgtatatatatatattcttattttggTTTCCTCACTAGTATGAATCTTCTTTAAACCTGCAGTTGATCTCCAATGACAAGTTCAAAAGTGTTGAGCACAGGGTGCTTGCAAATAGCTCTGGCCCCAGAATTTCTGTGGCATGCTCCTTCAGCACAAATCGCGCCACATCTACAAGGCTCTACGGCCCTCTCAACGAGTTAACTTCGCATAATAATCCACCGCGTTATAAGGAAGTAACTATGACGGACTTCCTCGCACACTTCAATCGCAAAGGCCTGGATGGGCGGTCGGCGTTAGACCACTACAAATTGTGATTTAGGGTCAAAAGTCGAATTACAAGGTAACGTGGTCATACTTCACGAAAAATGCGAATTAATTCCGTGACACCCGATTAGTGACATTAACATAACAATCTTTTTGTCGCTCGTTCGGTTTAAACGAAATTGTGAAACAAATGGCGGAGAAATGAATGGATAAGCTTCTTTTAATGAGAAGGGATATATCAATAAGCAATAACTCCATTTACAGTAAGatgtactcttttttttcttttctttttttggggggagAATTTGCAATTTGCAAGGGTAAcatgtattttcttttcttcaatgCACAGTTGAAAAGAGTGCTGAGAACAAGGTCTTGAAAGatacaactctctctctctcttatatagaACACTCTAGAATGCTCTAGAAACAAGTGTTCTTTCTACTTGCTAATAGAACACTCTAGAGTGCTCTAGAAACAAGTGTTCTTTCTACTTGCTAATAGAACACTCTAGAGTACTTTAGAAATAAGTACTCTTTCTCTTTATAGAACATTCTAGAAATAAGTACTCTCTGCTTGCTAATAGAGCACTTTAAAAAGTTCTAGAAATAAGTGCTCTAGAATATTCTAGAGTACTCATGT
It encodes the following:
- the LOC109715251 gene encoding 1-aminocyclopropane-1-carboxylate oxidase homolog 1-like; translation: MAAYSDSERLAELRAFDATKAGVKGLADAGFTSVPRFFVHPDPDLERTPRANLQVPVVDLGGVAADPARRAAAAAAAGGAAEALGLFHVVNHGVPQQVLDEMLERVRGFHEEGVEVKGEYYTRDLSRKVVYNCNFDLFQTQAANWRDTLSFSMAPEPPRPEELPLACRDIAFKYASYVQKLGTVLLELLSESLGLNPDHLIKMECADGLRFFMHYYPACPEPHLTLGTSKHSDSGFITILLQDSLGGLQVLRQNQWLDVPPVPGSFIVNIGDLLQLISNDKFKSVEHRVLANSSGPRISVACSFSTNRATSTRLYGPLNELTSHNNPPRYKEVTMTDFLAHFNRKGLDGRSALDHYKL